The Sorangiineae bacterium MSr11367 genome window below encodes:
- a CDS encoding radical SAM protein, which translates to MLALQGLTPVALAESLAISLAEARKIVSAVHRDRDLGVPLAEVRRVSMEAVRTHGHVPALALVREESSRLDPFRKLLLRRANMDDSKDELFETVRIPLERPGRFSVCVSSQVGCALACTFCATGRLGLRRNLESWEIVEQVRWVRRGLGPGERVHGVVFQGMGEPMANLDRVIEAIRVLCDPSAQAIDARAITVCTSGLPTGIRRLARELPKVRLGLSLGSAIPEARRRLMPIDDSFSLDAVLDAAIEHARTTGLSPMWAMTLLHGVNDGEEHAQALAHRVLDFAQRSGVRPRLSILAYNRIDEDDDPFTRTPIEREDRFREILRQRGVFTHKRYSGGSDVGAACGQLAARP; encoded by the coding sequence ATGCTCGCCCTTCAAGGTCTCACCCCTGTCGCGCTCGCCGAATCGTTGGCGATTTCGCTCGCAGAGGCTCGCAAAATCGTCAGTGCGGTCCACCGCGACCGCGATCTGGGCGTCCCGCTGGCCGAAGTTCGTCGCGTGAGTATGGAGGCCGTGCGTACACACGGCCATGTCCCCGCGCTCGCCTTGGTCCGTGAAGAATCGAGCCGGCTCGACCCGTTTCGCAAACTGCTGCTCCGGCGCGCCAACATGGACGACTCGAAAGACGAGTTGTTCGAGACGGTCCGCATCCCGCTCGAGCGGCCCGGTCGCTTCTCGGTGTGCGTGAGCTCGCAGGTCGGCTGCGCGCTCGCGTGCACCTTCTGCGCGACCGGGAGGCTCGGGCTGCGCCGCAATCTCGAGTCCTGGGAAATCGTGGAGCAGGTGCGCTGGGTACGCCGCGGCCTCGGCCCTGGGGAGCGCGTGCACGGCGTCGTCTTTCAAGGCATGGGCGAGCCCATGGCCAATCTCGACCGGGTCATCGAGGCCATCCGCGTACTTTGCGATCCCAGCGCGCAAGCCATCGATGCGCGCGCCATCACCGTGTGCACCTCCGGGCTGCCGACGGGCATTCGACGCCTCGCGCGCGAACTCCCCAAGGTGCGCCTCGGACTCTCGCTGGGAAGCGCCATCCCCGAGGCGCGTCGCCGCTTGATGCCCATCGACGACAGCTTCTCACTGGATGCGGTCCTCGACGCCGCCATCGAGCACGCTCGAACGACGGGCTTGTCGCCGATGTGGGCCATGACCTTGCTCCACGGCGTGAACGACGGCGAGGAGCACGCCCAGGCCCTTGCCCATCGCGTGCTCGACTTCGCGCAGCGCTCGGGCGTGCGCCCACGTCTCTCGATTCTCGCGTACAACCGCATCGACGAAGACGATGATCCGTTTACGCGCACACCGATCGAGCGCGAGGATCGATTCCGCGAGATCCTGCGACAGCGCGGTGTGTTCACACACAAGCGATACAGCGGTGGATCGGACGTCGGCGCGGCATGCGGGCAGCTCGCAGCTCGTCCGTAG
- a CDS encoding alpha/beta hydrolase, giving the protein MPDAFIERDTGSTRVKIHYTDEGHGLPVLLLHAYPVQGPMFRPQIAALGSKYRFIVVDHRGFGKSSTSRSAQDATPMAEMADDALAVLDALKIDQAVVGGVSMGGYVAMEVLRRAPHRVKGLVLSDTQSGADDDAGRAKREDAAKKALESGMQGVADAMVPKLLAPSAPADTRARVTEWILGNSPEGAAAAQRGMAKRSDSADVLSHYEGPALVLVGEKDELIPPEKAKTMAAQLKHATLAVIPRAGHLPNIEAPDEFNRELDAFLSRIRP; this is encoded by the coding sequence ATGCCCGACGCCTTCATCGAACGCGACACCGGCAGCACACGCGTGAAGATCCATTACACGGACGAAGGCCACGGTCTTCCCGTGCTGCTCTTGCACGCGTACCCCGTCCAAGGCCCCATGTTTCGGCCGCAAATCGCTGCACTGGGCTCGAAATACCGCTTCATCGTGGTCGACCATCGCGGCTTCGGAAAATCCAGCACCTCACGCTCGGCCCAGGACGCAACGCCCATGGCGGAGATGGCCGACGATGCGCTGGCCGTGCTCGATGCGCTGAAGATCGATCAGGCGGTCGTGGGCGGCGTTTCCATGGGCGGATACGTCGCCATGGAGGTGCTCCGCCGCGCACCGCACCGCGTGAAGGGCCTCGTTCTCTCGGACACGCAGTCCGGGGCGGACGACGACGCAGGGCGCGCCAAACGGGAGGACGCCGCGAAGAAGGCGCTGGAGTCGGGCATGCAGGGCGTGGCCGACGCCATGGTGCCGAAGCTTCTCGCGCCGAGTGCGCCGGCGGACACGCGGGCGCGCGTCACCGAGTGGATACTCGGCAACTCGCCGGAGGGTGCGGCCGCCGCGCAGCGCGGCATGGCGAAACGAAGCGACAGCGCCGACGTGCTCTCGCACTACGAGGGCCCGGCGTTGGTGCTGGTGGGGGAGAAGGACGAACTCATTCCGCCCGAGAAGGCGAAGACGATGGCCGCCCAGTTGAAGCATGCCACGCTCGCGGTGATCCCCCGAGCGGGGCATTTGCCGAACATCGAGGCGCCGGACGAATTCAATCGGGAACTGGATGCCTTCCTGAGTCGAATTCGTCCTTGA
- the tatB gene encoding Sec-independent protein translocase protein TatB: protein MFGMSFGELVVLIVVAIVVIGPKELPKMLGKLGRFAGKMRRMASELRYQSGIDEVLRAEGIQENLTEIRKLARGELDQITEAARMPTAKPFDPDPAAAPAPVPAGIPGTETAAAAAVAPVAYGGDPYGSHGDFSGLVGARDREYPREGADDYGALPDTAFMYTQGFEPSALASDALYMTGDPNGIVVPPPAPPPSEHAEPSEQQQHVEPSDPTDSSEQQPPSP from the coding sequence ATGTTCGGAATGAGCTTCGGCGAGCTGGTGGTGTTGATCGTGGTGGCGATCGTCGTCATTGGCCCCAAAGAATTGCCCAAAATGCTCGGGAAGCTGGGACGCTTCGCCGGAAAAATGCGGCGCATGGCGTCGGAGCTGCGCTACCAAAGCGGCATCGACGAGGTGCTCCGAGCCGAAGGCATCCAGGAGAATCTGACGGAGATCCGCAAGCTCGCACGCGGAGAGCTCGATCAGATCACCGAGGCTGCGCGCATGCCCACGGCGAAGCCCTTCGATCCCGATCCCGCGGCGGCCCCCGCCCCCGTGCCCGCGGGAATCCCGGGAACGGAAACCGCGGCGGCCGCGGCGGTCGCACCTGTCGCGTATGGCGGCGATCCCTACGGTAGCCATGGAGATTTCTCCGGCCTGGTGGGCGCACGCGATCGCGAGTACCCGCGCGAGGGTGCCGACGACTACGGCGCCCTGCCGGATACGGCGTTCATGTATACGCAAGGATTCGAACCGAGCGCGCTTGCCAGCGACGCCCTGTACATGACGGGCGATCCGAACGGCATCGTCGTTCCCCCACCCGCGCCGCCACCTTCCGAGCACGCCGAGCCTTCCGAGCAGCAGCAGCACGTCGAACCTTCCGATCCCACCGACTCCTCCGAGCAGCAGCCGCCGTCCCCATGA